A stretch of the Vigna radiata var. radiata cultivar VC1973A chromosome 7, Vradiata_ver6, whole genome shotgun sequence genome encodes the following:
- the LOC106767433 gene encoding uncharacterized protein LOC106767433 isoform X1 codes for MFTLELYCFFCFQSSHASEKRFYVYVRASVAKKYPAITVIVFFQLLSSTMQCGVFALIVVRDPTKWKLNLDIGLIGVSFSLSLHPWRTKPSSTIFLCFVLCSNLWQSFSPLSRVQSFLEIISVLEDLFLADILTSMAMYFSWWTSQQYRDNQITEVRGED; via the exons ATGTTTACATTGGAGCTctattgtttcttttgtttccaATCCTCGCACGCCTCCGAAAAACGCTTCTATGTTTACGTTCGG GCTTCGGTGGCAAAGAAATACCCTGCTATAACAGTGATTGTATTCTTCCAACTCTTATCTTCAACCATGCAGTGTGGAGTATTTGCCTTAATTGTTGTGAGGGATCCAACTAAATGGAAGCTCAACTTGGATATAGGGCTGATTGGCGTCTCATTCAG TTTATCACTTCATCCATGGAGAACGAAACCAAGTTCAACTATTTTCCTCTGTTTCGTTCTATGTTCAAACTTGTGGCAATCATTTTCACCGCTTTCAAGGGTGCAATCTTTCTTGGAGATTATTTCAGTCTTGGAAG ATCTTTTCTTGGCTGATATCTTAACTTCCATGGCAATG TATTTTTCTTGGTGGACATCTCAACAATATCGTGATAATCAAATCACTGAAGTTAGGGGGGAAGATTGA
- the LOC106767433 gene encoding uncharacterized protein LOC106767433 isoform X2 — MFTLELYCFFCFQSSHASEKRFYVYVRASVAKKYPAITVIVFFQLLSSTMQCGVFALIVVRDPTKWKLNLDIGLIGVSFRYVRQVYHFIHGERNQVQLFSSVSFYVQTCGNHFHRFQGCNLSWRLFQSWKYFSWWTSQQYRDNQITEVRGED; from the exons ATGTTTACATTGGAGCTctattgtttcttttgtttccaATCCTCGCACGCCTCCGAAAAACGCTTCTATGTTTACGTTCGG GCTTCGGTGGCAAAGAAATACCCTGCTATAACAGTGATTGTATTCTTCCAACTCTTATCTTCAACCATGCAGTGTGGAGTATTTGCCTTAATTGTTGTGAGGGATCCAACTAAATGGAAGCTCAACTTGGATATAGGGCTGATTGGCGTCTCATTCAG ATATGTACGTCAAGTTTATCACTTCATCCATGGAGAACGAAACCAAGTTCAACTATTTTCCTCTGTTTCGTTCTATGTTCAAACTTGTGGCAATCATTTTCACCGCTTTCAAGGGTGCAATCTTTCTTGGAGATTATTTCAGTCTTGGAAG TATTTTTCTTGGTGGACATCTCAACAATATCGTGATAATCAAATCACTGAAGTTAGGGGGGAAGATTGA
- the LOC106767433 gene encoding uncharacterized protein LOC106767433 isoform X3, which translates to MFTLELYCFFCFQSSHASEKRFYVYVRASVAKKYPAITVIVFFQLLSSTMQCGVFALIVVRDPTKWKLNLDIGLIGVSFSLSLHPWRTKPSSTIFLCFVLCSNLWQSFSPLSRVQSFLEIISVLEVFFLVDISTIS; encoded by the exons ATGTTTACATTGGAGCTctattgtttcttttgtttccaATCCTCGCACGCCTCCGAAAAACGCTTCTATGTTTACGTTCGG GCTTCGGTGGCAAAGAAATACCCTGCTATAACAGTGATTGTATTCTTCCAACTCTTATCTTCAACCATGCAGTGTGGAGTATTTGCCTTAATTGTTGTGAGGGATCCAACTAAATGGAAGCTCAACTTGGATATAGGGCTGATTGGCGTCTCATTCAG TTTATCACTTCATCCATGGAGAACGAAACCAAGTTCAACTATTTTCCTCTGTTTCGTTCTATGTTCAAACTTGTGGCAATCATTTTCACCGCTTTCAAGGGTGCAATCTTTCTTGGAGATTATTTCAGTCTTGGAAG TATTTTTCTTGGTGGACATCTCAACAATATCGTGA